From a region of the Neobacillus niacini genome:
- a CDS encoding DUF2935 domain-containing protein, producing the protein MNQVLERSARFEHRFWLQILGDHSRFIFEALAPIQKVEIEQAANFINIFDTLLERAKSAPLTQLADQVEPEVLKLREFKLELIRQHLIGKIKIHLSPTFINHMVNELEEYVRILNHLKEGRVPPVYHELHHHLLWLLDAAGHSDAIYTNLDGVEKQLRKKSKTFKKEFEGFYLKAVELAGYLRTNLTEFPALTKMTDDAQLEIKLFQNFLTELEELELSNQALGTFAPLMADHMYREECYYLMKLAESANIEPPNCDPAKPRLKE; encoded by the coding sequence ATGAATCAAGTTTTGGAAAGGTCAGCCAGATTTGAACACCGTTTTTGGCTTCAAATATTAGGTGATCATTCTAGGTTTATATTTGAAGCCCTTGCCCCCATTCAAAAAGTTGAGATTGAGCAGGCCGCAAATTTTATTAACATATTTGATACACTTTTAGAACGAGCAAAATCCGCGCCACTGACACAACTAGCAGATCAAGTAGAACCAGAGGTACTAAAATTACGGGAATTCAAGTTAGAATTAATAAGACAACACCTTATAGGAAAAATCAAAATTCACCTTTCACCTACTTTTATAAATCACATGGTTAATGAATTAGAAGAGTATGTAAGGATTCTAAATCATTTAAAAGAGGGAAGAGTCCCACCGGTTTACCATGAACTACATCATCACCTTTTATGGTTATTAGACGCAGCCGGTCATTCAGACGCTATCTATACAAATTTAGATGGTGTTGAAAAGCAATTAAGGAAGAAAAGTAAGACATTTAAGAAGGAGTTTGAAGGGTTTTATCTAAAAGCAGTAGAGCTGGCAGGATATTTAAGGACCAATTTAACTGAGTTTCCAGCTCTGACAAAAATGACGGATGACGCACAATTAGAAATTAAGTTATTTCAAAATTTTTTAACGGAACTAGAAGAATTAGAACTAAGTAATCAAGCATTAGGAACATTTGCCCCGTTGATGGCCGATCATATGTACCGGGAAGAATGTTATTACCTAATGAAATTAGCTGAATCCGCAAACATTGAGCCGCCAAATTGTGATCCTGCTAAACCTCGGCTTAAAGAATAA
- a CDS encoding flavodoxin domain-containing protein, which yields MDLTNCKLSVAIVYASVSGNTKELAEELYQLFLTQSVGISFYSIEEFCVSDLCHYDAIAIGTYTWGNGDIPKEMGQLYKAFESISRKDMTTAVFGTGDSCYPRFCGAVDRFRDMLYVYTNLAATLKVELRPQEQDLKRCEKFVESLLLRASMVAIR from the coding sequence ATGGATTTGACGAACTGTAAATTATCAGTTGCGATTGTTTATGCGTCGGTATCAGGAAACACGAAAGAGTTGGCCGAGGAGCTTTATCAACTCTTTTTAACGCAGTCGGTTGGGATATCTTTTTATAGTATAGAGGAGTTTTGTGTATCTGACTTATGTCATTATGACGCAATAGCTATTGGAACGTACACGTGGGGTAATGGTGATATCCCAAAGGAAATGGGGCAACTCTATAAAGCATTTGAATCGATTAGTAGAAAGGACATGACAACAGCTGTATTTGGAACAGGAGATAGCTGTTATCCCAGGTTTTGTGGAGCAGTTGATCGATTTCGAGATATGTTGTACGTTTATACGAACTTAGCTGCGACATTGAAGGTGGAACTTCGGCCGCAAGAACAGGATTTAAAGCGTTGTGAAAAGTTTGTTGAATCTCTGCTATTACGTGCAAGTATGGTAGCTATCCGCTAG
- a CDS encoding ribonucleotide-diphosphate reductase subunit beta, producing the protein MIHIPLTKIQLLNPEFPNKSTGIINGKSSGILNWNDIAYPKMYDLYQTLLSNFWKPQEINMQDDIKQWDSLSNQEKDVFLRINTQLASLDSLQTPTMSQVMDYVSDSSFKAIFAVISQQEAVHNESYSYILSSLIPIGEQNERFNQAKSDHIVRKRNQLILDAYEEFRQNPTPQTLFKLCVNSINLEGIYFYAGFAFFYHLARQQKMLKTSTMISYIQRDEMQHAYFIAQFIRILLTENPELHTDENINYIHQTINEAVELEKEWAQYILAEIKGIDLEEFEGYVEYLANKRLRQLGLKNLYKERSNPMPWIQIFGDEMMNETKSDFFEQKSRTYSKVSQSNGFDEL; encoded by the coding sequence ATGATTCATATACCATTAACCAAAATACAATTGCTAAATCCTGAGTTTCCCAACAAATCCACTGGAATCATAAATGGAAAGTCGTCAGGAATTCTAAACTGGAATGATATTGCCTATCCAAAAATGTACGATTTATATCAAACTCTATTATCTAATTTTTGGAAACCGCAGGAAATTAATATGCAGGATGATATAAAACAATGGGATTCCCTTAGTAATCAAGAAAAAGATGTGTTTCTACGTATTAATACCCAGCTTGCTTCACTTGATAGCTTGCAGACACCAACCATGAGTCAAGTAATGGATTATGTGAGTGACTCTAGTTTTAAAGCGATTTTTGCTGTTATTTCACAACAAGAAGCCGTTCATAATGAATCTTATTCTTATATACTAAGCTCGCTTATTCCCATCGGCGAACAAAATGAACGATTTAATCAAGCGAAAAGTGATCACATTGTCCGAAAACGAAATCAATTAATATTAGATGCCTATGAGGAATTTAGACAAAATCCAACGCCGCAAACGTTGTTCAAGTTATGTGTAAACTCCATTAACCTTGAGGGGATTTATTTTTACGCAGGTTTTGCCTTTTTCTATCATTTAGCACGGCAGCAAAAAATGTTGAAAACAAGTACGATGATTAGTTATATTCAACGGGATGAAATGCAGCATGCCTACTTTATTGCTCAATTCATTCGGATCCTTTTAACAGAAAATCCTGAGCTTCATACAGATGAAAATATTAACTATATCCATCAAACGATTAACGAAGCAGTTGAGCTGGAAAAAGAGTGGGCTCAATATATCTTAGCCGAAATCAAAGGAATCGATTTAGAGGAATTTGAAGGCTATGTAGAATATTTAGCAAATAAACGGTTAAGACAGCTTGGCTTGAAAAATCTTTATAAAGAAAGAAGCAATCCGATGCCTTGGATTCAAATATTTGGAGATGAAATGATGAATGAGACAAAATCGGATTTCTTTGAACAAAAGTCCAGAACCTATTCAAAGGTCTCACAATCCAATGGATTTGACGAACTGTAA
- a CDS encoding ribonucleoside-diphosphate reductase subunit alpha, which translates to MELNIVCSEKDWVLAAVKRASEKYNLDTNELVEKINNLEDSSINEQSLFYALNQISMSDPNWTFLAANLYLQELYGNASSSRGYQPENKYGDFYSLITELTRIGIYSQDLLQDYTKEEIELFGTEITSERDDLFNYIGLFLLADRYLAKDYEGKLYELPQERFMIIAMTLMRKEQKGNRINLVKEAYWALSNLYMTVATPTLSNAGKSFGQLSSCFIDTVDDSLDGIYLNNWDIARLSKDGGGLGVYLGKVRALGSDIKKFKGNSSGVVPWIRLINDTAVSVDQLGQRQGAIAVYLDVFHKDIMNGFLDLKTNNGDERRKAHDLFTGVSIPDLFMKKLEEVDENGRSVGEWHTFCPHQVKQIMGWKDQDGNPLGLEDFYDECDIKFFTEKYEEAVKHPFLPRKTYRAMDIMARIMISQLETGTPYMFYRDEVNRQNPNKHVRGKGRSSIYCSNLCTEITQNMSATTIVKEYKDEEGNIVIVRKPGDFVVCNLSSINLPKAVKGNVLERLVPIQMRMLDNVIDLNTISVGQAEVTNKQYRPVGLGTFGWHHLLALEGLYWESDEAVEYADRLYEDIAYLTIRSSMALAKEKGSYAKFEGSEWQSGKYFERKGYKSERWTQLMDEISRNGVRNGWMMAIAPNSSTAKIGGSTDGIDPLYAVEYAEEKKNFKFKVTAPDLDHDSYNFYRRTRHVLDQTWSIRQNAARQRHIDQSISFNLYVRHDIKAVELLNLHREAWKRGLKTTYYIRSTSQSEIEECEACQS; encoded by the coding sequence ATGGAATTAAACATTGTTTGTTCAGAAAAGGATTGGGTTTTGGCGGCAGTGAAAAGAGCTTCTGAAAAATATAATCTGGACACAAATGAATTAGTTGAAAAGATCAATAATCTTGAAGACTCTTCCATAAATGAACAATCCCTTTTTTATGCATTAAATCAAATTTCAATGAGTGATCCAAACTGGACCTTTCTAGCAGCAAATCTGTATTTACAGGAACTTTATGGGAATGCTTCAAGCAGCAGGGGGTACCAGCCTGAAAACAAATACGGAGACTTTTACTCGCTGATTACTGAATTAACGAGAATCGGAATCTATTCACAAGATTTATTACAAGATTATACAAAAGAAGAAATTGAACTATTTGGCACAGAAATAACATCTGAACGTGACGATCTGTTTAATTACATAGGGCTGTTTTTATTAGCAGATCGATATTTAGCAAAGGATTACGAAGGGAAACTTTACGAGTTACCTCAAGAGCGCTTTATGATCATCGCCATGACATTGATGAGAAAAGAACAAAAGGGAAACCGAATAAACCTGGTAAAAGAAGCATACTGGGCACTCAGCAACTTGTATATGACAGTTGCTACACCAACTCTATCAAATGCCGGAAAAAGCTTTGGGCAGCTCTCTTCCTGTTTTATTGATACAGTAGACGATTCTTTAGATGGAATTTATTTGAACAATTGGGATATTGCTAGATTAAGTAAAGACGGCGGCGGGCTAGGTGTTTATCTGGGCAAGGTACGTGCCTTAGGTTCAGATATCAAGAAATTCAAAGGCAATTCCTCTGGGGTGGTACCATGGATTCGGCTTATTAATGATACAGCGGTGAGTGTCGACCAATTGGGCCAAAGGCAGGGAGCGATCGCTGTTTATTTAGATGTTTTTCATAAGGATATTATGAATGGTTTTTTAGACTTAAAGACAAATAACGGGGACGAACGACGAAAGGCACATGATCTTTTTACAGGTGTTTCAATACCAGACTTGTTTATGAAGAAATTAGAAGAAGTAGATGAAAACGGTCGAAGTGTGGGAGAATGGCATACCTTTTGTCCTCATCAAGTAAAACAAATAATGGGGTGGAAGGACCAAGACGGAAATCCCCTAGGTTTGGAAGATTTTTATGACGAGTGTGATATAAAGTTTTTTACAGAAAAGTATGAAGAAGCAGTAAAACATCCTTTTCTTCCTCGAAAAACTTATCGGGCGATGGATATAATGGCAAGGATTATGATTTCTCAATTAGAAACCGGTACACCGTATATGTTTTATCGGGATGAGGTAAATCGTCAAAATCCAAACAAACATGTAAGAGGAAAGGGCCGTTCGTCGATTTATTGCAGCAATTTATGTACAGAGATTACGCAAAATATGTCTGCCACAACGATTGTGAAAGAATATAAGGATGAAGAAGGAAATATTGTGATTGTTCGTAAACCTGGGGACTTTGTTGTCTGCAATCTATCATCTATTAATCTGCCGAAAGCTGTTAAAGGGAATGTACTAGAAAGATTGGTTCCAATCCAAATGAGAATGCTAGACAATGTCATTGACCTTAATACTATTTCAGTTGGACAAGCGGAAGTGACAAATAAACAATATCGACCTGTTGGATTAGGGACGTTTGGCTGGCATCACCTTCTTGCGTTAGAGGGTCTCTATTGGGAATCTGATGAAGCAGTTGAATATGCAGATCGACTATATGAGGATATTGCTTACCTTACGATTCGTTCATCGATGGCATTGGCTAAGGAAAAAGGCAGTTATGCAAAATTTGAAGGTTCAGAATGGCAATCAGGCAAGTATTTTGAACGGAAAGGGTATAAATCTGAGCGATGGACCCAATTGATGGATGAGATTTCGAGGAATGGGGTTCGAAATGGCTGGATGATGGCGATTGCTCCAAATTCATCCACGGCAAAGATTGGTGGCTCTACCGATGGGATTGATCCTTTGTATGCTGTTGAATACGCAGAGGAGAAGAAAAATTTCAAATTTAAAGTCACGGCGCCTGATTTAGACCATGACAGTTACAACTTTTATCGACGAACTAGGCATGTGTTGGATCAGACATGGAGTATTAGGCAAAACGCCGCCAGGCAGCGTCATATTGATCAATCGATTAGTTTCAATCTTTATGTTCGTCATGATATTAAAGCGGTAGAGTTATTGAATCTTCATAGGGAAGCATGGAAGCGGGGATTAAAAACGACTTATTACATACGAAGTACGTCTCAATCTGAGATAGAAGAGTGCGAAGCATGTCAAAGTTAG
- the metE gene encoding 5-methyltetrahydropteroyltriglutamate--homocysteine S-methyltransferase, with product MKLASTTIGYPYIGGNREWKRCVESFWKGDKSEEQFIFEMKTIRLNHLKHQQSLGLDIITVGDFTFYDRMLDLAAMFGLIPARYKWTGEKVDLTTYYALARGANDVVASEMTKWFNTNYHYIVPEYENQPLELTQNYILDYFLEAKFELGLMTKPTIIGPYTFVQLSKGYDSISKASFILRLLPLYAQVLQQLVDAGAQWIQVEEPALVLSLAPEDIKLVQQIYKQLAEEVPAAKLMLQTYFEGLSAYEELIHLPVAGVGLDFIHGADENMASLRRYGFPQDKVLGIGIINGRDIWRANLAEKAMMTKAILSLSGVSEAWVQSSCSLQHVPVTTKSEKTLDATLLNALSFADEKIIELTQLTSFVTDENWSGSKNVSQSMLAIQALGQHEVRKNPRVKELLLQVRQDHFTRPMPFQERQPLQKAALQLPDFPTTTIGSFPQSDQVKRTRTAWRKKEISDTKYAEFLKSETARWIQIQEEIGLDVFVHGEFERTDMVEYFGEKLKGFAFTEKAWVVSYGSRCVKPPIIYGDVEWTSQMTVKEVVEAQRLTSKYVKGMLTGPVTILNWSFVRDDLSREQVANQIALALKEEIHALETAGIAIIQVDEPALREGLPLRKEDWNEYLSWAVNAFKLATSSVRNETQIHTHMCYCEFNNFIEPIRALDADVISIETSRSHGELIQSLKQNPYELGIGLGVYDIHSPRVPSVEEIDTILKESFEIISKEQFWVNPDCGLKTRHEEETIASLKNMVTAARKLRQRQQQTV from the coding sequence ATGAAATTAGCTAGTACAACCATCGGTTACCCATATATTGGCGGTAATCGAGAGTGGAAACGTTGTGTTGAATCGTTTTGGAAGGGTGACAAATCAGAGGAACAGTTTATTTTTGAGATGAAGACCATTCGCTTGAATCATTTGAAGCACCAGCAATCTTTAGGATTAGACATCATAACGGTTGGAGACTTTACATTTTATGATCGTATGCTGGACCTTGCGGCCATGTTCGGTCTAATTCCAGCCCGTTATAAGTGGACTGGCGAAAAGGTAGATCTTACGACTTATTACGCATTGGCACGTGGAGCAAATGATGTAGTGGCTTCTGAGATGACTAAATGGTTTAATACAAACTACCACTATATTGTACCTGAATATGAAAACCAGCCCCTAGAATTAACTCAAAACTATATTTTAGATTATTTTTTAGAAGCGAAGTTTGAACTAGGTTTAATGACAAAGCCAACAATTATTGGCCCTTATACTTTTGTTCAATTGTCTAAAGGGTATGATTCCATATCCAAAGCATCATTTATTTTAAGACTTTTGCCTCTTTATGCTCAAGTACTCCAACAATTAGTAGATGCAGGGGCACAGTGGATTCAAGTGGAAGAACCAGCATTAGTCCTTTCACTAGCGCCTGAAGATATCAAACTAGTTCAACAAATTTATAAACAGTTAGCAGAAGAAGTACCAGCAGCGAAATTGATGTTACAAACCTATTTTGAAGGATTATCAGCATATGAAGAGCTTATTCACTTACCTGTTGCTGGGGTTGGTCTCGATTTTATTCATGGTGCAGATGAGAATATGGCTTCACTCCGTAGATACGGTTTCCCACAAGATAAAGTATTGGGGATTGGAATCATAAATGGCCGTGATATTTGGCGGGCAAATTTGGCTGAAAAAGCAATGATGACAAAGGCTATTTTATCCTTAAGCGGTGTAAGTGAAGCCTGGGTTCAATCTTCATGCAGTTTACAGCATGTTCCTGTCACAACTAAATCTGAAAAGACTCTGGATGCGACATTACTTAATGCCTTATCCTTTGCCGATGAGAAAATCATCGAGTTAACACAACTAACATCCTTCGTTACAGACGAGAACTGGTCAGGAAGTAAAAATGTGTCACAAAGTATGCTGGCAATTCAAGCCTTGGGGCAGCACGAGGTAAGGAAAAATCCACGTGTCAAAGAGCTTTTATTACAAGTTAGACAAGATCATTTTACACGACCAATGCCATTTCAAGAACGTCAACCTTTACAAAAAGCAGCGTTGCAATTACCGGATTTTCCAACCACAACGATTGGAAGCTTCCCTCAATCTGACCAAGTAAAAAGAACGCGTACTGCATGGCGCAAAAAAGAAATAAGTGACACTAAATATGCTGAGTTTTTGAAAAGTGAAACCGCTCGATGGATACAAATTCAGGAAGAGATTGGCCTTGATGTCTTCGTACATGGTGAATTTGAACGAACCGATATGGTGGAGTACTTTGGTGAAAAGCTGAAAGGTTTTGCATTTACTGAAAAAGCCTGGGTGGTATCATATGGGTCACGTTGTGTGAAACCGCCGATTATTTATGGTGACGTCGAGTGGACATCGCAAATGACAGTAAAGGAAGTAGTGGAAGCACAGCGTCTAACGTCTAAGTATGTTAAAGGAATGTTAACAGGTCCTGTCACTATCTTGAATTGGTCTTTTGTTCGTGATGATCTTTCTCGTGAACAAGTAGCCAACCAAATAGCCCTTGCTCTAAAAGAAGAAATTCACGCATTAGAAACTGCAGGCATTGCCATCATTCAGGTGGATGAACCTGCTTTACGTGAAGGCTTGCCACTCAGGAAAGAAGACTGGAATGAATATTTATCATGGGCAGTAAATGCATTCAAGCTCGCGACTTCAAGTGTGAGAAATGAAACACAAATTCATACGCATATGTGCTATTGTGAGTTTAATAACTTTATAGAGCCAATTCGAGCCCTTGACGCAGATGTCATTTCAATAGAAACGTCTAGAAGCCATGGGGAACTGATTCAATCACTAAAACAAAATCCATATGAACTTGGTATCGGTTTAGGTGTGTATGATATACACAGCCCACGTGTCCCAAGCGTAGAAGAAATCGACACAATATTAAAAGAAAGTTTCGAGATTATTTCGAAAGAACAGTTTTGGGTGAATCCAGATTGTGGTTTAAAAACACGCCATGAAGAAGAAACCATTGCTTCATTAAAAAATATGGTAACTGCTGCACGAAAACTTCGTCAACGGCAACAACAAACTGTATAA
- the ssuE gene encoding NADPH-dependent FMN reductase — MSKVTIISGSPSEHTRLNGVLHGVINHLNGVGITPEIINIRNLPSEDLIQARFDSEEIIKQNKKVEHSNLVVILTPVYKASFSGILKTYLDLLPQNGLEGKTILPIAVGGTFGHLLMLDYALKPVLTALGATHILKGVYILDNQIKKLGNNRYELDSEARNRLVSSFYNIETLFLGKSVSGSVL; from the coding sequence ATGAGTAAAGTGACAATTATTTCTGGCAGTCCTTCAGAACATACGAGATTAAATGGGGTTTTACATGGTGTGATAAATCATTTGAATGGGGTTGGCATAACGCCTGAAATCATTAATATCCGCAATCTTCCATCAGAAGATTTAATTCAAGCGAGGTTTGATAGTGAAGAAATAATAAAGCAAAATAAGAAAGTTGAGCACTCAAATCTGGTCGTGATACTGACTCCGGTTTACAAAGCATCCTTTTCAGGAATATTAAAAACTTACTTGGATCTTCTTCCGCAAAATGGTCTCGAAGGCAAAACGATCTTACCCATTGCTGTTGGTGGAACTTTTGGTCACTTATTAATGCTTGATTATGCTCTTAAACCTGTTCTTACGGCTCTAGGTGCAACCCATATTTTAAAAGGCGTATATATTTTAGATAATCAAATAAAAAAATTAGGCAATAATCGGTACGAATTAGATTCAGAAGCGAGAAACCGATTGGTTTCTTCATTTTATAATATAGAAACATTGTTTCTTGGAAAAAGTGTATCTGGTTCGGTGCTTTAA